One Amycolatopsis thermophila DNA segment encodes these proteins:
- a CDS encoding MFS transporter, translating to MHQFAHVAIDLDVTADLSVSVPAAGLLVSAYAAGMIAGGPVVTTLTARAGRKPLITGLVAVSVLANPGSAVAPGYVVLVLARFVAGLIVATFFALAIATTAAMAPEGGQAGMIAKVALGLNLGIVLGTPLGTFVGHHFGWRATFVAVAVITLLALLLVLRFVPAFPAPGGSATGELRVLADRGVQLGIVLTAVGNLGAVTVFTCIAPLLTEVSGFDADAVPVLLLVYGTGAVIGNVAGGRLADRALMPSPAWMLTALAMTLVLFWLAAGHRAAAAVLTFVLGAPAFAIVPGMQTRVLTAAGAAPTLAVAVNASGFQLAAGGWLGGQLITGVGPRARYPAAAAVTVAGLGIALAILCRDRRVRG from the coding sequence GTGCACCAGTTCGCACACGTCGCGATCGATCTCGACGTCACAGCGGACCTGTCCGTCTCCGTGCCGGCGGCCGGTCTGCTGGTGAGCGCCTACGCCGCGGGCATGATCGCCGGCGGCCCGGTGGTCACCACCCTGACCGCGCGGGCCGGCCGGAAACCGCTGATCACCGGGCTGGTCGCGGTCTCCGTGCTGGCGAACCCCGGGTCGGCGGTGGCGCCCGGCTACGTCGTCCTGGTGCTGGCGAGGTTCGTCGCCGGCCTGATCGTCGCGACGTTCTTCGCGCTGGCCATCGCGACCACCGCCGCGATGGCGCCCGAAGGCGGGCAGGCGGGGATGATCGCCAAGGTCGCACTGGGCCTCAACCTCGGCATCGTCCTGGGCACGCCGCTGGGCACGTTCGTCGGCCACCACTTCGGCTGGCGGGCGACGTTCGTCGCGGTCGCGGTGATCACATTGCTCGCGCTGCTACTGGTGCTCCGCTTCGTCCCGGCGTTCCCCGCACCCGGCGGCTCGGCGACCGGCGAACTCCGCGTGCTCGCCGACCGCGGGGTGCAGCTCGGCATCGTCCTGACGGCGGTCGGAAACCTCGGCGCGGTCACGGTTTTCACCTGCATCGCGCCGCTGCTGACCGAGGTGAGCGGGTTCGACGCGGACGCCGTGCCGGTGCTGCTGCTGGTGTACGGCACCGGCGCGGTGATTGGGAACGTGGCCGGCGGGCGGCTGGCGGACCGGGCGCTGATGCCGTCGCCGGCGTGGATGCTGACCGCGCTGGCCATGACGCTGGTCCTGTTCTGGCTCGCCGCGGGCCATCGCGCGGCGGCGGCGGTCCTCACGTTCGTCCTCGGCGCGCCGGCGTTCGCGATCGTCCCGGGCATGCAGACGCGCGTGCTCACCGCGGCGGGAGCCGCGCCCACCCTGGCCGTCGCGGTCAACGCGTCGGGCTTCCAGCTCGCCGCCGGCGGGTGGCTGGGCGGGCAGCTGATCACCGGCGTCGGCCCACGCGCCCGCTACCCCGCCGCGGCCGCGGTGACGGTGGCCGGCCTCGGCATCGCGCTGGCGATCTTGTGCCGCGACCGCCGGGTGCGGGGGTAG
- a CDS encoding response regulator transcription factor, whose protein sequence is MRVVIAEDLLLLRDGLVRMLTDTGHDVVAAVASAPELERAVADQRPDVSIVDVRLPPGFRDEGLRAALAIRAREPRTPILILSQYVERVYAAELIADGQGAVGYLLKDRVTALDDFLDALERVAGGGTVMDPEVVRQLFARNTGDQGIAALTAREREVLGLVAQGLSNSAICAELVLAPASVEKHIGNILTKLDLPPSDDTHRRVRAVLAYLNQ, encoded by the coding sequence ATGCGCGTTGTGATCGCCGAGGACCTGTTGTTGTTGCGGGACGGCCTGGTCCGGATGCTCACCGACACCGGGCACGATGTCGTCGCCGCCGTGGCGAGTGCGCCGGAGCTGGAACGGGCGGTCGCCGACCAGCGGCCGGACGTGTCGATCGTGGACGTCCGGCTGCCCCCGGGGTTCCGGGACGAGGGGTTGCGCGCCGCGCTCGCGATCCGCGCGCGCGAGCCGCGGACCCCGATCCTGATCCTGTCGCAGTACGTCGAGCGCGTGTACGCCGCCGAGCTGATCGCCGACGGCCAGGGCGCGGTCGGTTACCTGTTGAAGGACCGGGTGACCGCGCTGGACGACTTCCTCGACGCGCTGGAGCGCGTGGCTGGCGGCGGAACCGTGATGGACCCGGAGGTGGTGCGGCAGCTGTTCGCCCGCAACACCGGCGACCAGGGCATCGCGGCGCTGACCGCGCGGGAACGTGAGGTGCTCGGTCTCGTCGCGCAGGGGCTGTCGAACTCGGCCATCTGCGCCGAGCTGGTCCTCGCCCCGGCCTCGGTGGAGAAGCACATCGGCAACATCCTGACCAAACTCGACCTGCCCCCGTCCGACGACACCCACCGGCGGGTGCGCGCCGTCCTGGCCTACCTCAACCAGTGA
- a CDS encoding YccF domain-containing protein, with protein sequence MRLILNLIWLVFAGFWMAVAYLVAGIICCVLIVTIPFGIASFRIANYALWPFGRTIVDRRDAGVGSLIGNVIWIVFAGIWLAIGHVLTGIVLCVTIIGIPLGLANFKLIPVSLMPLGKAIVPVDRGTDAYYRP encoded by the coding sequence ATGCGCCTGATCCTGAACCTGATCTGGCTGGTGTTCGCCGGCTTCTGGATGGCCGTGGCATACCTGGTCGCCGGGATCATCTGCTGCGTCCTGATCGTCACGATCCCGTTCGGCATCGCGTCGTTCCGCATCGCGAACTACGCGCTGTGGCCGTTCGGCCGGACGATCGTCGACCGCCGCGACGCGGGCGTGGGCTCGCTGATCGGCAACGTCATCTGGATCGTGTTCGCCGGGATCTGGCTCGCGATCGGGCACGTGCTCACCGGCATCGTCCTGTGCGTCACCATCATCGGGATCCCGCTGGGGCTGGCGAACTTCAAGCTGATCCCGGTCTCGCTGATGCCGCTGGGCAAGGCGATCGTGCCCGTCGATCGCGGCACCGACGCCTACTACCGCCCCTGA
- a CDS encoding AMP-binding protein yields the protein MPALPSYASGISEVPLLGDTIGDNFDRTVAAFGERDALVDCAAGRRWTYRELAAEVDALAAGLAGRGIVKGDRVGIWSPNCAEWTFLQYATAKIGAILVNINPAYRSHELEFVLNQAGVRMLVAARTFKTSDYAAMIEEVRPRCASLEQVVLLGSAEWSELLESGRGKPLPEVGLSADDPINIQYTSGTTGFPKGATLSHHNILNNGFFVGELCHYTEADRVCIPVPFYHCFGMVMGNLAATSHGSCMVIPAPAFDPKATLKAVESERCTSLYGVPTMFIAELSEPGFEDYDLSSLRTGIMAGSPCPVEVMKQVIERMGMSEVSICYGMTETSPVSTQTRADDSIERRVSTVGRVGPHLEVKIVDPETGLTAPRGEPGELCTRGYSVMLGYWDQPDKTAEVIDEARWMHTGDLGVMDDEGYIQITGRIKDMVIRGGENIYPREIEEFLYTHPDVLDAQVIGVPDERYGEELMAWIRMREGAQPLTAESLREFCTGKLAHYKIPRYVHIVDEFPMTVTGKIRKVEMREKAVEILKLT from the coding sequence ATGCCAGCCCTGCCGAGTTATGCGTCGGGTATCTCCGAGGTGCCCCTGCTCGGGGACACCATCGGCGACAATTTCGACCGGACCGTGGCGGCGTTCGGCGAGCGGGACGCGCTGGTGGACTGCGCCGCCGGCCGCCGCTGGACCTACCGCGAGCTGGCGGCCGAGGTCGACGCGCTGGCCGCGGGGCTGGCCGGGCGCGGGATCGTCAAGGGCGACCGGGTCGGCATCTGGTCGCCCAACTGTGCCGAGTGGACGTTCCTGCAGTACGCGACGGCGAAGATCGGGGCGATCCTGGTCAACATCAACCCGGCCTACCGGTCGCACGAACTGGAGTTCGTGCTGAACCAGGCGGGGGTGCGGATGCTGGTGGCGGCGCGGACGTTCAAGACCTCCGATTACGCCGCCATGATCGAGGAGGTCCGGCCGCGGTGCGCGAGCCTGGAGCAGGTGGTGCTGCTGGGCTCGGCCGAGTGGTCCGAGCTGCTGGAGTCCGGGCGCGGCAAGCCGTTGCCGGAGGTGGGGTTGTCGGCGGACGACCCGATCAACATCCAGTACACCTCGGGGACGACGGGCTTCCCGAAGGGCGCCACGCTGTCGCACCACAACATCCTCAACAACGGCTTCTTCGTCGGCGAGCTGTGCCACTACACCGAGGCCGACCGGGTGTGCATCCCGGTGCCCTTCTACCACTGCTTCGGGATGGTGATGGGCAACCTGGCGGCCACCTCGCACGGGTCGTGCATGGTGATCCCGGCGCCCGCGTTCGACCCGAAGGCCACCCTGAAGGCGGTCGAGTCGGAGCGGTGCACGTCGCTGTACGGGGTGCCGACGATGTTCATCGCCGAGCTGTCCGAACCCGGCTTCGAGGACTACGACCTGTCGTCGCTGCGGACCGGCATCATGGCCGGCTCGCCCTGCCCGGTCGAGGTGATGAAGCAGGTCATCGAGCGGATGGGCATGTCCGAGGTGTCGATCTGCTACGGCATGACCGAAACGTCACCGGTGTCGACGCAGACCCGCGCGGACGATTCGATCGAACGGCGGGTGTCGACCGTGGGGCGGGTGGGGCCGCACCTGGAGGTCAAGATCGTCGACCCGGAGACCGGCCTGACCGCCCCGCGCGGCGAGCCGGGCGAGCTGTGCACGCGGGGTTATTCGGTGATGCTGGGCTACTGGGACCAGCCCGACAAGACGGCCGAGGTGATCGACGAGGCACGGTGGATGCACACGGGCGATCTCGGCGTGATGGACGACGAGGGCTACATCCAGATCACCGGGCGCATCAAGGACATGGTCATCCGCGGCGGGGAGAACATCTACCCGCGCGAGATCGAGGAGTTCCTGTACACCCACCCGGACGTGCTGGACGCGCAGGTGATCGGCGTGCCGGACGAGCGGTACGGCGAGGAGCTGATGGCGTGGATCCGGATGCGTGAGGGCGCGCAGCCGCTGACGGCGGAGTCCCTGCGGGAGTTCTGCACCGGGAAGCTGGCGCACTACAAGATCCCGCGGTACGTGCACATCGTCGACGAGTTCCCGATGACCGTGACGGGGAAGATCCGGAAGGTCGAAATGCGGGAAAAGGCAGTGGAGATCCTGAAACTGACGTAA
- a CDS encoding sensor histidine kinase — protein MIRRGAHALAHLLTSLVLGPATFVWALLTTLVSGVLSFTYLAPPAFLLVTWMTRRIAGLERLRAALVLGRPVESPYSAPLRGNPWSRGRALVREPATWRDLAWLVLLFPAGLAGGLAGVLVGLVDLGTILAPVWLWAVPNPYLPPVVDWLFNTTGGRFVLTVIGLLLAPAVWWLVTTAARLQATAAAALLEPGPRQRLARRARELAVTRRRVVDAQAAELRRIERDLHDGAQARIVAAGMTLALAERKLRQTGQTAGADIGTARRQLDEALAELRRLVRGIHPPILTDRGLTAALAALAGDAPLPVEVRASELGDLPPAVESAAYFVAAEGLANAVKHAAAAACTITIERGGDTLSVAVHDDGRGGADATGSGLDGLRRRVEALDGTLSVTSPAGGPTTVRAELPCAL, from the coding sequence GTGATCCGCCGCGGGGCGCACGCCCTGGCCCACCTGCTGACCAGCCTGGTGCTGGGGCCCGCCACCTTCGTGTGGGCCCTGCTCACCACGCTGGTCAGCGGCGTGCTGTCGTTCACCTACCTGGCGCCGCCCGCGTTCCTCCTGGTGACCTGGATGACCCGGCGGATCGCGGGGCTCGAGCGGCTGCGGGCGGCGCTGGTGCTCGGACGGCCGGTCGAATCGCCGTATTCCGCTCCGCTGCGCGGAAACCCGTGGTCGCGCGGGCGCGCACTGGTGCGCGAACCGGCCACCTGGCGCGACCTGGCGTGGCTGGTGCTGCTGTTCCCGGCCGGGCTCGCGGGCGGGCTCGCCGGCGTGCTCGTCGGGCTCGTCGACCTCGGGACGATCCTCGCGCCGGTGTGGCTGTGGGCGGTGCCCAACCCGTACCTGCCGCCCGTCGTGGACTGGTTGTTCAACACGACCGGCGGCCGGTTCGTGCTGACGGTGATCGGGCTGCTGCTGGCGCCGGCGGTGTGGTGGCTGGTCACGACCGCGGCCCGCCTGCAGGCCACGGCCGCGGCGGCGCTGCTCGAACCCGGCCCGCGGCAGCGCCTCGCGCGGCGCGCCCGCGAACTGGCCGTGACGCGCCGCCGGGTGGTCGACGCCCAGGCCGCCGAGCTGCGGCGGATCGAGCGCGACCTGCACGACGGTGCGCAGGCGCGGATCGTGGCCGCCGGGATGACCCTCGCGCTGGCGGAACGCAAGCTGCGGCAGACCGGGCAGACGGCGGGTGCGGACATCGGGACCGCGCGGCGGCAACTGGACGAGGCGCTGGCCGAGCTGCGGCGGCTGGTCCGCGGCATCCACCCGCCGATCCTGACCGACCGCGGCCTGACCGCCGCGCTCGCCGCGCTCGCGGGCGACGCGCCCCTGCCGGTCGAGGTGCGCGCGTCCGAGCTGGGGGACCTCCCTCCCGCGGTCGAGTCAGCGGCGTACTTCGTCGCCGCGGAAGGACTCGCGAACGCCGTGAAGCACGCCGCCGCCGCGGCGTGCACGATCACGATCGAACGCGGCGGCGACACGCTCTCCGTCGCGGTCCACGACGACGGCCGGGGTGGCGCCGACGCGACCGGGAGCGGGCTGGACGGCCTGCGCCGCCGGGTCGAGGCGCTCGACGGCACCCTGTCGGTCACCAGTCCGGCCGGCGGGCCGACCACCGTTCGAGCGGAGCTGCCATGCGCGTTGTGA
- a CDS encoding ABC transporter permease: protein MMGKLAAASMRHRLGSFAGTFLTAFLAIALIAGSGLLLWSVLTAGPDGDRFAAADAVVAGDRSVVLTTATDKGDKVKVKTKEERLSGAQPLPAELAGRVAATPGVAEAVADYAFPVALDADGKPLRAPDAATVAHGWSSAALTPYPLREGAAPRRGEVVLQGSFGAHVGQAVRMTSRTGTAELRVAGVADGNVPGQAAVFVADEQVAQLSGLPGPTAVAVRLEPGAEGGDVLTALRNGIGATATVHTGADRPAADLPGAVPDYIGAVSVFGFVLGITGFAAVFVLTGTVSLAVRQRLRELALLRAAGATPRQLRRMLRLEITLVTLAAAVPGLPAGIVAAHLIAARFRDLDAVPPQFTVSLNAVVLIAAVVLGLGVTVLATAIAARRAVRIAPTQAMRETVTAGRVGVLPRIVLAAILVGGAVAVLGLVPLGGPFGMGMGFISCSLLLCAVAALGPVLVGALTAVVARLVGLTGVVGRVASAVARADSRRVAGVAIPLTLVFAINGTMLVNGDILTAVTADQQAARTAPATVRVAAASGIPLGTAEQVAALAGVTGSAATLPTRVVVDESGKPEDYAAQGLRASGEPAVNLGVTDGDLAGVRPGTVAVSGPLAAARSWHLGDRPVFWLADGTRTELTVVAIYRNWRGFGDVVLPADLIATHDPRGVVGALYLRGAPDVAETVAHRWPALVATDAADPRGGPADVQNQQAAWELMVVISLGFTAIAVLNTFAVATGARRREFADLRLAGATPRQLHRMLGREALITVAVALVLGCVISGAVVGTFSIAQDGRWRLFAEPLRYLTLLGGVGLLGMVAGMVPARVVIRRRSLPAVTGRADG from the coding sequence ATGATGGGGAAACTGGCCGCGGCGAGCATGCGGCACCGGCTCGGGTCGTTCGCCGGCACCTTCCTCACCGCGTTCCTGGCGATCGCGCTGATCGCGGGCAGCGGGCTGCTGCTGTGGTCGGTCCTGACCGCGGGTCCGGACGGGGACCGGTTCGCCGCCGCCGACGCGGTGGTGGCGGGCGATCGCTCGGTCGTGCTGACCACGGCGACCGACAAGGGCGACAAGGTCAAGGTCAAGACGAAGGAGGAGCGGCTCAGCGGTGCGCAGCCCCTGCCGGCCGAGCTGGCCGGACGGGTCGCGGCGACGCCGGGTGTGGCCGAGGCGGTCGCGGACTACGCGTTCCCGGTCGCGCTCGACGCCGACGGGAAACCGCTGCGGGCTCCGGACGCGGCGACGGTCGCGCACGGCTGGTCGTCGGCTGCACTGACCCCGTACCCGTTGCGCGAGGGCGCCGCCCCGCGTCGGGGCGAGGTGGTGCTGCAGGGTTCCTTCGGCGCACACGTCGGCCAGGCGGTGCGGATGACCAGCCGGACGGGCACCGCCGAGCTGCGGGTCGCCGGTGTCGCCGACGGGAACGTGCCGGGACAGGCGGCGGTGTTCGTCGCCGACGAGCAGGTCGCGCAGCTGTCCGGGCTGCCGGGCCCGACCGCGGTCGCGGTGCGCCTGGAGCCGGGGGCGGAGGGCGGCGACGTGCTCACGGCTCTCCGGAACGGGATCGGCGCGACCGCGACCGTCCACACCGGAGCGGACCGGCCGGCCGCGGACCTGCCGGGCGCAGTGCCGGACTACATCGGTGCCGTCTCCGTCTTCGGGTTCGTCCTCGGCATCACCGGGTTCGCGGCGGTGTTCGTGCTCACCGGCACGGTGTCGCTCGCGGTCCGGCAGCGGCTGCGGGAACTCGCGCTGCTGCGCGCTGCCGGCGCGACGCCCCGGCAGCTGCGCCGGATGCTGCGGCTGGAGATCACCCTCGTGACGCTGGCCGCGGCCGTGCCCGGGCTGCCCGCCGGGATCGTGGCCGCTCACCTGATCGCCGCCCGATTCCGGGACCTCGACGCCGTGCCACCGCAGTTCACCGTGTCGCTCAACGCCGTGGTGCTGATCGCCGCCGTCGTGCTGGGGCTCGGCGTGACGGTGCTCGCCACCGCGATCGCGGCCCGTCGGGCGGTCCGGATCGCGCCCACCCAGGCGATGCGGGAGACCGTGACGGCGGGGCGGGTCGGGGTGCTGCCCCGGATCGTCCTCGCGGCGATCCTGGTCGGCGGCGCGGTGGCGGTGCTGGGCCTGGTGCCGCTCGGCGGGCCGTTCGGCATGGGCATGGGCTTCATCTCCTGCTCCCTGCTGCTGTGCGCGGTCGCCGCGCTCGGCCCGGTCCTGGTCGGTGCGCTCACGGCGGTGGTGGCCCGGCTGGTCGGTCTCACCGGGGTCGTCGGGCGGGTGGCGAGCGCGGTGGCCCGCGCCGACTCCCGCCGCGTGGCCGGCGTCGCGATCCCGCTGACGCTGGTGTTCGCGATCAACGGCACGATGCTGGTGAACGGCGACATCCTCACCGCGGTCACCGCCGACCAGCAGGCCGCCCGCACCGCACCGGCCACCGTCCGGGTCGCCGCGGCGAGCGGGATCCCGCTGGGGACGGCGGAGCAGGTCGCGGCCCTCGCCGGTGTGACGGGTTCCGCGGCGACCCTGCCCACCCGGGTCGTCGTCGACGAGAGCGGCAAGCCGGAGGACTACGCCGCGCAGGGCCTGCGCGCGTCGGGGGAACCGGCGGTGAACCTCGGCGTGACCGACGGAGACCTCGCCGGCGTGCGCCCGGGCACGGTCGCGGTGAGCGGCCCGCTCGCCGCCGCCCGGAGCTGGCACCTCGGCGACCGCCCGGTCTTCTGGCTCGCCGACGGCACCCGGACGGAGCTCACCGTGGTGGCGATCTACAGGAACTGGCGCGGCTTCGGCGATGTGGTGCTGCCCGCCGACCTCATCGCCACGCACGACCCGCGCGGTGTGGTCGGCGCCCTGTACCTGCGCGGCGCGCCGGACGTCGCCGAGACCGTCGCGCACCGGTGGCCGGCCCTCGTGGCGACCGACGCGGCCGACCCGCGGGGCGGCCCGGCGGACGTCCAGAACCAGCAGGCCGCGTGGGAGCTGATGGTGGTCATCTCGCTCGGCTTCACCGCGATCGCCGTGCTGAACACGTTCGCCGTCGCCACGGGCGCCCGGCGCCGCGAATTCGCCGACCTGCGCCTCGCCGGCGCCACCCCGCGGCAGCTGCACCGGATGCTCGGCCGGGAGGCGCTGATCACCGTGGCCGTCGCGCTGGTGCTGGGTTGCGTGATCAGCGGGGCCGTCGTCGGCACGTTCAGCATCGCCCAGGACGGCCGGTGGCGGCTGTTCGCCGAGCCACTGCGGTACCTGACGCTGCTCGGCGGTGTGGGTCTGCTGGGGATGGTCGCCGGGATGGTGCCGGCCCGGGTGGTGATCCGCCGCCGGTCACTCCCCGCCGTCACCGGCCGGGCCGACGGATAG
- a CDS encoding PhzF family phenazine biosynthesis protein yields the protein MRLSIVDAFTGTPFAGNPAGVVLLDEPAETAWMQSVAAELRHSETAFVEVSGDGPKSLRWFTPAVEVDLCGHATLATGHVLGGEQVFTTRSGELRTRAEDGWVSMDFPSDPPRSADDDVLDALAGVTIEGVARGRWDILVEVAHATQVRELKPDLDVIAGWDARCLVVTAPGDHDEADFVSRVFGPAVGVPEDPVTGSAHCLLAPYWADRLGRTELVGEQASERGGIVRVLLNGDRVTLSGQAVTVVSGELHV from the coding sequence ATGAGGCTCTCGATCGTCGACGCGTTCACCGGCACCCCGTTCGCGGGCAACCCCGCCGGTGTCGTGCTGCTCGACGAACCGGCCGAGACCGCGTGGATGCAGTCGGTGGCCGCCGAGCTGCGGCACTCGGAAACGGCGTTCGTGGAGGTGTCCGGCGACGGCCCCAAGTCGCTGCGCTGGTTCACCCCGGCGGTCGAGGTGGACCTGTGCGGGCACGCGACCCTGGCCACCGGGCACGTCCTGGGCGGCGAGCAGGTGTTCACCACCCGCAGCGGCGAACTGCGCACCAGGGCCGAGGACGGCTGGGTCAGCATGGACTTCCCGAGCGACCCGCCGCGCAGCGCCGACGACGACGTGCTCGACGCCCTGGCCGGGGTCACCATCGAGGGCGTCGCCCGCGGCAGGTGGGACATCCTCGTCGAGGTCGCCCACGCGACACAGGTGCGCGAGCTGAAGCCGGACCTGGACGTCATCGCGGGTTGGGACGCGCGCTGCCTCGTCGTGACGGCGCCCGGCGACCACGACGAGGCCGACTTCGTCAGCCGCGTCTTCGGGCCCGCCGTCGGCGTGCCGGAGGACCCGGTCACCGGGTCGGCGCACTGCCTGCTCGCGCCGTACTGGGCGGACCGGCTCGGGCGGACCGAGCTCGTCGGCGAGCAGGCGTCGGAACGCGGCGGGATCGTCCGGGTCCTGCTGAACGGGGACCGGGTGACGCTGTCCGGACAGGCCGTCACCGTCGTCAGTGGGGAGCTGCACGTCTGA
- a CDS encoding IS5 family transposase (programmed frameshift) has translation MGRGEVTDRAWARIEPLLPVSGRGRQWRDHRQVLNAILWKLRTGAPWRDLPERYGPWKTAHERLRLWTADGTWQRILDEVIVKDDSIGEVEWVISVDSSVVRAHQHAAGARTKGAARPSSRRAVDGEGLGRSRGGLSTKIHLAVDGRGLPMRVLLTGGQAGDNPQLLPLLDGIQVARIGPGRPRCRPEMVIADKAYSHPSTQQAMRNRRIRFTSPEREDQIARRAAEGFRGGRPPAFDAEAYQRRNVVERCFNRLKQFRGLATRYAKRAAYYQAELTIAAIVLWLR, from the exons GTGGGTCGGGGTGAGGTGACGGATCGGGCGTGGGCGCGTATTGAGCCGTTGCTGCCGGTGTCGGGTCGGGGGCGGCAGTGGCGGGATCACCGGCAGGTGCTCAACGCGATTCTGTGGAAGCTGCGGACCGGGGCGCCGTGGCGTGACCTGCCCGAGCGGTATGGGCCGTGGAAGACCGCGCATGAACGGTTGCGGTTGTGGACCGCGGATGGCACCTGGCAGAGGATCCTGGACGAGGTGATCGTCAAGGACGACTCGATCGGTGAGGTCGAGTGGGTCATCTCGGTGGACTCCAGTGTGGTGCGAGCACACCAGCATGCTGCTGGGGCTCGGACAAAGGGGGCTGCGCGCCCGTCGTCGAGGCGC GCGGTCGACGGGGAAGGACTCGGCCGGTCCCGGGGCGGACTGAGCACGAAGATCCATCTTGCGGTCGATGGGCGCGGGTTACCGATGCGGGTGCTGCTCACCGGCGGCCAGGCCGGCGACAACCCACAACTGCTGCCGCTGCTGGATGGCATCCAGGTGGCCCGAATCGGGCCGGGCCGCCCGCGCTGCCGGCCCGAGATGGTCATCGCGGACAAGGCCTATTCGCATCCCTCAACCCAGCAGGCGATGCGGAACCGGCGAATCCGGTTCACCAGTCCAGAGCGGGAGGACCAGATCGCCCGCCGCGCCGCCGAGGGCTTCCGCGGCGGGCGTCCTCCCGCCTTCGATGCCGAGGCCTACCAGCGGCGCAACGTGGTCGAACGCTGTTTCAACAGGCTCAAACAGTTCCGCGGCCTGGCCACCCGCTACGCCAAACGCGCCGCCTACTACCAGGCCGAACTCACCATCGCCGCCATCGTCCTCTGGCTCAGATGA
- a CDS encoding ABC transporter ATP-binding protein produces MVQVRDVRQAPPRDVVELTGVTKVHPGGVRALDGVSVGFARGSFTAVMGPSGSGKSTLLHCAAGLDRPTSGRVVLAGQDVATLREPKLTAVRRAHVGFVFQSFNLVDSLSVWDNVLLPQRLAGTRPDRGWARELLARVGLAGREKARPGQLSGGQQQRVALARALAGRPEVIFGDEPTGALDLTTGRDVLALLRSFVDELGATIVMVTHDPAAAAWADRAVFLADGRIAGELSSPSAEQVSARMMELTR; encoded by the coding sequence ATGGTTCAGGTACGGGATGTGCGGCAAGCTCCGCCGCGGGACGTGGTCGAGCTGACGGGTGTCACGAAGGTGCACCCGGGTGGGGTGCGGGCGCTCGACGGCGTGTCGGTCGGCTTCGCGCGGGGATCGTTCACGGCGGTCATGGGGCCGTCCGGGTCGGGCAAGTCGACCCTGCTGCACTGCGCGGCGGGCCTGGACCGGCCGACGTCGGGACGGGTCGTGCTCGCCGGCCAGGACGTCGCGACCCTCCGCGAGCCGAAGCTGACCGCGGTCCGCCGCGCGCACGTCGGGTTCGTGTTCCAGTCGTTCAACCTCGTCGACTCGCTGTCGGTGTGGGACAACGTCCTGCTGCCGCAGCGGCTCGCCGGCACCCGGCCCGACCGCGGCTGGGCGCGCGAGTTGCTGGCGCGCGTGGGGCTGGCCGGCCGGGAGAAGGCGCGGCCGGGGCAGCTCTCCGGCGGCCAACAGCAGCGGGTCGCCCTCGCCCGGGCACTGGCCGGGCGCCCGGAGGTGATCTTCGGTGACGAGCCGACGGGCGCGCTGGACCTGACGACGGGCCGCGACGTGCTGGCTCTGTTGCGCAGCTTCGTGGACGAGCTGGGCGCGACCATCGTGATGGTGACGCACGACCCGGCCGCGGCCGCCTGGGCGGACCGGGCGGTGTTCCTCGCCGACGGCCGGATCGCCGGCGAGCTCTCTTCGCCGTCCGCCGAGCAGGTGTCGGCCCGGATGATGGAGCTGACCCGATGA